A window of Cytophagia bacterium CHB2 contains these coding sequences:
- a CDS encoding 2Fe-2S iron-sulfur cluster binding domain-containing protein translates to MPNITIDGKLVEVEAGATVIQAAEKLGIEIPRYCYHPGLSIVGQCRICLVEIEKMPKPQVACYTPVTDGMVVHTQSEKALRARKDVLELLLVNHPLDCPVCDQAGECWLQEYYMRIGQYDSKMVENKVKKDKARDIGPHVMLDQERCILCSRCVRFCDEVSKSYELGIFNRGDHAELAPYPGKQLDNLYSVNTVDICPVGALTEKDFRFEARVWYLEATNSICPGCSTGCNIAVHTNTNRTHHAEGRRVVRLKPRYNPEVNQWWMCDIGRYAFKGVDDPSRISAPMMKHGEQWLETTWEVAVDAVVQKIKNALPGRAGVWSSPQLANEDLFVLKKFIDRLGIQNVATKLAPREKPVSDAFLIKEDRHPNTRGAELMDFSVAAQDSQNLLQEAADGKLAVLLIFHHDLTDGFAQETIAKALQKVPTVIFIGTNRHATSDLAHVLLPAAAWPEKHGTFTNFADRVQRLYAAVAPLGDARPEWQILKMLGKQLGVMSPYLEAEDVFNALAQEIAAFHGMSYETMGEVGHKIGEDLNVVKARRLNQVQDKLRVIPIFG, encoded by the coding sequence ATGCCCAACATCACCATAGATGGCAAACTAGTCGAAGTCGAAGCCGGCGCCACGGTCATTCAAGCTGCGGAAAAGCTCGGCATCGAGATTCCACGCTATTGTTATCATCCCGGCTTGAGTATCGTCGGCCAGTGCCGCATCTGTTTGGTTGAAATCGAAAAAATGCCCAAGCCGCAAGTCGCTTGCTACACGCCGGTGACCGACGGCATGGTTGTGCACACACAAAGCGAAAAGGCGCTGCGCGCGCGCAAAGACGTGCTTGAGCTGCTGCTCGTCAATCATCCGCTCGATTGCCCGGTGTGCGATCAAGCGGGCGAATGCTGGTTGCAAGAATATTACATGCGCATCGGCCAGTACGACAGCAAAATGGTCGAGAACAAAGTCAAGAAAGACAAAGCGCGCGACATTGGCCCGCATGTCATGCTCGATCAGGAACGCTGCATTCTCTGCAGCCGGTGTGTGCGCTTCTGCGATGAGGTTAGCAAAAGCTATGAGCTGGGCATTTTCAATCGCGGCGACCATGCGGAATTGGCGCCTTATCCCGGCAAGCAGCTTGATAATTTGTATTCCGTCAACACCGTTGATATTTGCCCGGTGGGAGCGCTCACGGAAAAAGACTTTCGCTTTGAAGCGCGCGTGTGGTATTTGGAGGCAACCAATTCGATTTGCCCGGGCTGCAGCACCGGCTGCAATATCGCGGTGCACACGAATACCAATCGCACGCATCATGCCGAAGGCCGCCGCGTTGTGCGTCTGAAGCCGCGCTACAATCCCGAAGTCAATCAATGGTGGATGTGTGACATCGGGCGCTATGCGTTCAAGGGCGTCGATGATCCCTCGCGCATTTCTGCGCCGATGATGAAACACGGCGAGCAGTGGCTGGAGACGACGTGGGAGGTGGCGGTTGACGCGGTTGTGCAAAAAATCAAAAACGCGCTGCCCGGCCGTGCCGGCGTGTGGTCCTCGCCGCAACTTGCGAATGAAGATTTGTTCGTGCTGAAGAAATTCATCGACAGACTCGGCATTCAGAACGTTGCCACGAAACTTGCGCCGCGAGAGAAGCCAGTGAGCGATGCTTTCTTAATCAAAGAAGATCGCCACCCCAACACGCGGGGCGCGGAGCTGATGGACTTTTCCGTCGCCGCGCAAGATTCGCAGAATCTCCTGCAAGAGGCGGCGGACGGCAAGCTGGCCGTCTTGTTGATCTTTCATCACGATCTCACTGACGGCTTTGCGCAGGAGACTATCGCCAAGGCTTTGCAAAAAGTGCCGACGGTGATTTTCATCGGAACGAATCGCCATGCCACCAGTGATCTTGCTCATGTTTTATTGCCCGCGGCAGCCTGGCCGGAGAAGCACGGCACCTTCACGAATTTTGCCGATCGTGTGCAGCGTTTGTATGCCGCGGTTGCGCCGCTCGGCGATGCGCGGCCGGAATGGCAGATTCTAAAAATGCTCGGCAAGCAATTGGGCGTGATGAGTCCTTACCTCGAAGCCGAAGACGTTTTTAATGCGCTCGCGCAAGAGATTGCGGCGTTCCACGGCATGTCGTATGAGACGATGGGCGAGGTGGGTCATAAAATCGGTGAAGATCTCAACGTGGTGAAGGCTCGACGATTGAACCAAGTGCAAGATAAGCTGCGTGTGATTCCAATTTTTGGATAG